Part of the Oxyura jamaicensis isolate SHBP4307 breed ruddy duck chromosome 28 unlocalized genomic scaffold, BPBGC_Ojam_1.0 oxy28_random_OJ72831, whole genome shotgun sequence genome is shown below.
TGCTCCGTCCCGGCCGCGTCCTTCGGGCGCAGGACGCGCGGCCGACTCGCTCCGGACCAGAGAGTGCCTGCCCTGACTCCCGAGGTATTTGGGGTGCTCTCCTTGCTGATTTTGGGGCTGTCCCCTTGGTGCAGCCCTCGccgggatggggacggggtCGGGGCCGCGGCGACGTTGTGCTTCCCGCTTGTGTTGAGCCTCGATAACCGCACCAAGTTTTCTCCCGCTGCAGTTTTGCTGCTCCTGAACGCACCAGGACCGCCGTGCCCCATCCCGGCCACGTGTCCCCGTCCTCGCTCTGTGTCCCCGTGTGCCTGCAGGTGCCTGGCGGGGGCcgtctgtccccccccccccccgaagccACCACGCTGGCCCCGCCGGAGAGCCTGGAGGTGTGGGTGCCGGAGCCCCTCACCTTCAGCCTCTGGGACTACGGGGTCTTCGGGCTGATGCTGCTGGTGTCCACGGGCATCGGGCTCTTCCACGGCCTCTCCAAGGGCGGCCAGAAGACCTCGGAGGATTTCTTCACGGGCGGCCGGCGGATGGCGGCGGTGCCGGTGGGGCTCTCGCTCTCGGCCAGCTTCATGTCAGCCGTCCAGGTGCTGGGGGTGCCGGCCGAGGCGTACCGCTACGGCTCCAAGTTCCTCTGGATgtgcctggggcagctgctcaACACCCTGCTCACCGCCCACCTCTTCCTGCCCGTCTTCTACCGCCTGGGGCTCACCAGCACCTACGAggtgggggccgggggccgcgtCCTGCCGGCGGTTGGGACCTGGCGGGCGGCCCCGACACGGTCCCTGTCCTCGTCCCCAGTACCTGGAGCGGCGCTTCAGCAGGCGCGTGCGGCTCTGCGGCACCGTGCAGTACATAACGGCCACGGTGCGTCCCCGGGGGGACCAGGGTGGGGGACACAGggagggggggacacgggggggacacggggatgcGGGGTCGCAGCCGTGCTCACGGTTCTTTTGGCCCCTGGAGCCCCCTCGTTCCCGTGCTCGTGTTTTCTGCGGCTCAAAGCGAGCGCAGCCCCGCGGGGAGCCTGTTTGGAATGGAAAGCCGAGTGTTTTCCCAGCGCCCGCACGCTGCGCCTGGGCGGCACCGGCACGCCGCGtccccggccccgcgggcacAGCCGGCACTGGCGCAGGATGGGGTGCTGGCCCTGACCCCCCTCATCCCCACAGGTGCTGTACACGGGGATCGTCATCTACGCCCCCGCCCTGATCCTCAACCAAGGTACggcggggacatggggacagcatccacgtgtccctgtccccacgggGGGACagctcagccccttcccaccccaattttttcctgctgctcagcaccctcgTTTCTCCTTTAGTGACCGGCTTGGACATCTGGGCGTCGCTGCTCTCCACCGGAGCCATCTGCACCTTCTACACCACCATCGTGAGCGTGGagcgggggtcccggggggtccctgggggtcCTGGGTGCCGGCGCTCACCGGGTGTCCCTCGGGCGCAGGGCGGGATGAAGGCTGTCATCTGGACGGACGTCTTCCAGGTCTTCGTGATGCTCTCCGGCTTCCTCGCCGTCATCAtccgggggctgctgctggcgggGGGCCCCGCCAGGGTCCTGGCCATCGCCGCCAATGGCTCCAGGGTGAACTTCGGCGAGTGAGTCCCCGCGTTCCCCCCGCAtcccccacctccctcctgccccgggTGCTGGGGTGCCCGGGCTGCCCCGGCTCACCCTCGTCCCCCGCTGCTGTGCCCAGCTTCAACCCCGACCCGCGGAGCCGCTACAGCTTCTGGAGCTTCGTGCTGGGCGGCACGCTG
Proteins encoded:
- the SLC5A5 gene encoding sodium/iodide cotransporter, with product MAGSFFSRCSFAAPERTRTAVPHPGHVSPSSLCVPVCLQVPGGGRLSPPPPEATTLAPPESLEVWVPEPLTFSLWDYGVFGLMLLVSTGIGLFHGLSKGGQKTSEDFFTGGRRMAAVPVGLSLSASFMSAVQVLGVPAEAYRYGSKFLWMCLGQLLNTLLTAHLFLPVFYRLGLTSTYEYLERRFSRRVRLCGTVQYITATVLYTGIVIYAPALILNQVTGLDIWASLLSTGAICTFYTTIGGMKAVIWTDVFQVFVMLSGFLAVIIRGLLLAGGPARVLAIAANGSRVNFGDFNPDPRSRYSFWSFVLGGTLLWLSMYGVNQAQVQRYVACRSEREARIALLVNQVGLFCIVSSAVACGLVMFALYKDCDPLLAGYISAPDQYMPYLVLDIFQTSPGVPGLFLACAYSGTLSTASTSINAMAAVTVEDLVKPRMPALSPRRLTLVSKGLCEWGRDLAHGRATLSRAVPCQPILGRAVLHNNVP